The Elaeis guineensis isolate ETL-2024a chromosome 13, EG11, whole genome shotgun sequence genome includes a region encoding these proteins:
- the LOC105056204 gene encoding probable serine/threonine-protein kinase WNK11, with the protein MPCVDATDLASADKDAEPFEELDPTRRYGRYGDLLGAGAVKKVYRAFDQEEGIEVAWNQVLFGSFSGDRAMMDRLFAEVRLLRELRHENIIALYRVWMDSENSTLNFITEVCTSGNLREYRKRHRHVSLKALKKWSRQILIGLDYLHNHDPCIIHRDLNCSNVFINGNIGQVKIGDLGLAAIVGKSHAAHSILGTPEFMAPELYEEEYTELVDIYSFGMCVLEMVTLEIPYSECDSIAKIYRKVMAGVRPAALGKVRDPEVRAFIERCLAQPRARPSASELLKDPFFSGLDDDENSPPPSLAATEHCHPLSAPDISGLRLD; encoded by the exons ATGCCGTGCGTGGACGCGACAGATCTGGCGTCGGCGGATAAGGACGCCGAGCCGTTCGAGGAGTTGGACCCGACGAGGAGGTACGGGCGGTACGGGGACCTTCTTGGTGCCGGGGCGGTGAAGAAGGTCTACAGGGCGTTCGACCAGGAGGAGGGGATCGAGGTGGCGTGGAACCAAGTGCTGTTCGGGAGCTTCAGCGGGGACCGGGCGATGATGGATCGGCTGTTCGCCGAGGTCCGGCTCCTCCGGGAGCTCCGGCACGAGAACATCATCGCGCTGTACCGGGTGTGGATGGACTCCGAGAACAGCACGCTTAACTTCATCACCGAGGTCTGCACCTCCGGCAACCTTCGCGAGTACCGGAAGCGCCACCGCCACGTCTCCCTCAAGGCTCTCAAGAAGTGGTCCCGCCAGATCCTCATCGGCCTCGACTACCTCCACAACCACGACCCCTGCATCATCCACCGCGACCTCAACTGCAGCAACGTCTTCATCAACGGCAACATCGGCCAG GTGAAGATAGGGGACCTGGGGCTAGCGGCGATCGTGGGAAAGAGCCACGCGGCGCACTCGATCCTGGGGACGCCGGAGTTCATGGCGCCGGAGCTCTACGAGGAGGAGTACACGGAGCTGGTGGACATCTACTCGTTCGGGATGTGCGTTCTGGAGATGGTAACGCTGGAGATACCTTACAGCGAGTGCGACAGCATCGCCAAGATCTACCGCAAGGTTATGGCCGGAGTGCGCCCGGCGGCCTTGGGCAAGGTCCGCGACCCCGAGGTCCGGGCCTTTATTGAGCGCTGCCTCGCCCAGCCCCGCGCCCGGCCGTCTGCCTCCGAGCTCCTCAAGGACCCTTTCTTCAGTGGTCTCGATGATGACGAAAACTCGCCTCCCCCGAGCTTGGCAGCCACCGAGCACTGCCACCCTCTGTCGGCGCCGGACATCTCCGGCCTCCGGCTGGATTGA